In a single window of the Granulicella sibirica genome:
- a CDS encoding DUF4011 domain-containing protein — MPDVRVDRPQPVELDTTQRDLVRRGLENIRRRLLDLTNRNKLISYRHGSSSLRVVDADLDVVYENLVDDKRLPFVYVPEPTKKYIAERGEKPSAKDYAEELGWRTGFDLLRDAGQTTCLPVLHYQEDFETIIRKIGTTARTAIEESGANLLHLVFGFLEWRESDDSTQIRQAPLLVVPVSLITPRAQEEDRSVRLQYTGEDLTTNLSLVEKMRRDFGIEIPYIEEDETPERYFLRFASILEQKRDWRICRQVSLALLSFGKLLMYLDLDSERWPADVALVNHPRLLDMFSGSTAEGLTFANEFDIDQEAVTAGDVPPLICDADSSQHSALIDAARGKNLVIEGPPGTGKSQTITNLIAASIANGKRVLFVAEKMAALEVVKRRLDSSGLGEFCLELHSHKTSKVGLLKSLEERIRASMSFSSPTTLAQKQGLLDSKRDELTKYVSLLNLPYGAIGKSPFELIWQRDALENSVPKSLHEIKSLTFAEAHTWDYRALHERKDMVATYAAHLRRMSESGGKIEKKENPWGWLPDVELSLAGQDSLLAALPRLGTLCEQRVVLIETLAQTFSRPVFDMTDWLGATDQWTERLPNGESECHYDLLSVLSEPKVSASVGHFLKSIDDFRAQLQTLPNGDSLLDTTVPDDFRRADETFRNLGMTDYSLGSLRSLPKALSECEQHIARAKSASNELGQALGVRSSFTLRCLTDLIAARQLLTKAPMHLAHLRGSRFAKDGLAHLLEAAQRECSALLAERQSLSEHFVVDSETSALQLNEAAAVLDSTPWYGRWAKPYRGAASLFKAHCHAAQKRTRNQKAACLRLLAHSRVKIEAFSSRVEYRTELGEQFSGLSTPWADLIDVTRWHEEVFARLPEHQPFASEVRSALLTLPASRLRGILGMASESFPVPEELEDALQRLTDLHARVPNLKLEQVDAEVEAFLENVRAIASASSLVITILEPIALADSTSRTQIVDLFDRVAKAKGLRYQIQNDEAAKVVLGLHYEGLATDPTPVTRAIALVQRIVASNFPSEIKKWLLALEYPERVQWLYRWIKDLNDNTSALGVGENEVVAALGSPIPFAKRSSVAALQKAAAAIDKCRETESLLPIWIDAQRSATQLRNAGLEYLVNQCLLGAISFESVSGAFEYLFCDTLLRRLFSEHPDLWRLSGTTHEEVRSQFAALDRSVINLNQLDIAHRASRRVVPPGVRGSVVKDTTELALVSHEITKQRAHIPIRQLMLRAGRAIQGLKPCFMMSPMSVAQFLAPGHLSFDLIVMDEASQLRPEDALGAVARGTQLVIVGDPKQLPPTSYFQRTLDDEAEEAEDKTAVGEGESILDIALSRYQPVRRLRWHYRSQHHSLIAFSNSEFYDGNLVVFPSAYHDHPELGVKYVEAKGIYENRRNALEAERVVDAILEHIALYPSESLGVVTMNFEQRELIEELLDMKLKQDSFSNSWIDARESTPEPFFIKNLENVQGDERDVIFISVTYGPDPQGNYFQRFSGVNSATGQRRLNVLITRAKKRTVLFSSLDPDMIRSEATTPWGVRALKGYMHFAKSGISASPEISPGAEPSNQHEAAVGSVLKANGYEVVPQVGVSGYFIDLAVRHPHRPGAFLLGVEFDGKSYHSGRSARDRDRLRQMTLENQGWKIHRIWSTDWFKNRNAEVERLLHRVRTLEAQQQVQRL, encoded by the coding sequence ATGCCCGATGTTCGCGTGGACAGACCGCAGCCAGTCGAACTCGATACCACGCAAAGGGATTTGGTGCGGCGCGGGCTGGAGAACATTCGTCGCCGTCTTCTTGACCTGACGAACCGAAATAAGCTCATTAGTTATCGACATGGCAGTTCGTCCCTAAGAGTCGTGGACGCCGATCTCGATGTGGTCTATGAAAACCTGGTGGATGACAAGAGATTGCCGTTTGTCTATGTTCCCGAACCCACCAAGAAATACATCGCAGAGCGTGGAGAGAAACCCTCAGCGAAGGATTATGCGGAAGAACTAGGTTGGCGAACCGGGTTTGACCTATTACGAGATGCCGGTCAGACGACTTGCCTTCCGGTTCTCCACTATCAGGAAGACTTCGAGACGATCATACGGAAGATCGGGACGACTGCCCGGACAGCGATTGAAGAGTCAGGTGCCAATTTGTTGCACTTGGTCTTTGGTTTCCTCGAATGGCGTGAGTCGGACGACTCAACCCAGATTCGACAGGCCCCCTTACTCGTGGTTCCCGTTTCGCTCATCACGCCCAGAGCCCAAGAAGAAGACCGCTCGGTGCGTTTGCAGTACACAGGCGAGGATCTGACGACAAATCTTTCGCTTGTAGAGAAGATGAGACGTGATTTCGGAATCGAGATTCCGTATATCGAAGAGGACGAAACCCCGGAGCGGTATTTCCTGCGTTTCGCCTCCATCCTCGAGCAGAAGCGAGACTGGCGGATATGCCGCCAAGTATCACTAGCACTGCTTAGCTTCGGGAAGCTCCTAATGTACCTAGACCTTGACTCGGAGCGTTGGCCGGCAGACGTAGCTCTGGTCAATCATCCCCGGCTGCTGGACATGTTCTCCGGAAGCACTGCAGAGGGTTTGACATTCGCGAACGAGTTTGATATCGACCAAGAGGCGGTTACTGCGGGAGATGTGCCACCCCTCATTTGCGACGCAGACAGTTCACAGCACAGTGCGCTAATTGATGCTGCGCGAGGCAAGAATCTAGTCATCGAAGGCCCTCCGGGGACTGGTAAATCGCAAACCATCACCAACCTCATTGCGGCGTCCATCGCGAACGGTAAGCGCGTTTTATTCGTCGCCGAGAAAATGGCAGCGCTGGAGGTGGTCAAGAGGCGTCTCGACAGTAGCGGTCTCGGAGAGTTCTGCCTGGAGCTGCACAGCCATAAGACAAGCAAAGTCGGTTTACTGAAGTCGCTCGAAGAACGCATTAGAGCGTCTATGAGCTTTTCTTCACCAACGACGCTTGCTCAGAAACAAGGCTTGCTGGATTCTAAGCGGGATGAACTTACCAAATATGTGTCCTTGCTGAATTTGCCCTATGGGGCAATCGGCAAGTCTCCGTTCGAACTGATCTGGCAACGCGACGCGCTTGAAAACTCCGTTCCAAAAAGTTTGCACGAGATCAAGAGCCTCACTTTCGCGGAAGCGCACACATGGGACTACCGAGCGCTGCACGAACGCAAAGATATGGTCGCGACCTACGCCGCCCATCTTCGTCGGATGTCCGAGTCCGGGGGCAAGATCGAAAAGAAAGAGAATCCGTGGGGATGGCTTCCTGACGTGGAACTGAGCCTTGCAGGGCAAGACAGCTTGCTAGCGGCTCTCCCTAGGCTTGGAACACTGTGCGAGCAACGGGTCGTCCTGATCGAAACGCTAGCACAGACTTTCTCGCGCCCTGTGTTTGATATGACGGATTGGCTCGGGGCGACAGACCAATGGACGGAACGCCTCCCCAACGGCGAAAGCGAATGCCATTACGATCTACTGAGTGTCCTCTCTGAGCCCAAGGTGTCCGCGTCGGTCGGTCATTTTCTAAAGTCTATTGATGATTTTCGTGCGCAACTTCAAACATTGCCTAATGGGGACTCTTTACTGGACACGACGGTTCCCGATGATTTTCGACGGGCCGACGAAACATTTCGCAATCTTGGAATGACTGACTATTCTCTTGGCAGTCTGCGCAGTTTACCGAAAGCGCTTTCAGAGTGCGAACAGCACATCGCGCGAGCGAAGAGCGCTAGCAACGAATTGGGCCAAGCGTTGGGAGTTCGTTCGTCCTTCACGCTTAGGTGCCTCACCGACCTGATCGCTGCTCGCCAATTACTTACAAAAGCGCCGATGCATCTCGCTCATCTACGAGGTTCCCGTTTCGCGAAGGACGGCCTAGCTCACCTTCTCGAAGCGGCCCAAAGAGAATGTTCCGCACTCCTGGCGGAGAGACAAAGCCTGTCGGAGCATTTTGTGGTCGATAGTGAGACCTCTGCGCTGCAACTAAATGAGGCCGCTGCCGTCCTGGATAGCACGCCGTGGTACGGCAGATGGGCTAAGCCATATCGTGGTGCGGCATCGCTCTTTAAGGCGCATTGCCATGCAGCACAGAAGCGAACGCGTAATCAAAAGGCCGCTTGCTTGCGTTTGCTCGCTCATAGCCGTGTCAAGATCGAAGCTTTCTCCAGCCGAGTGGAATATAGAACGGAGCTCGGTGAACAGTTTTCAGGCCTTTCTACCCCATGGGCAGATCTGATTGATGTCACGCGGTGGCATGAAGAGGTATTTGCGAGACTGCCAGAACATCAGCCTTTCGCTTCGGAAGTGCGATCAGCCCTACTCACACTTCCGGCCAGTCGACTGCGAGGCATTCTCGGCATGGCAAGTGAAAGCTTTCCCGTACCGGAAGAGTTGGAAGATGCGTTGCAGCGGTTAACGGATTTGCACGCACGGGTCCCAAATCTCAAGTTGGAGCAAGTGGACGCGGAAGTGGAAGCCTTCTTGGAGAATGTGCGCGCTATAGCGTCGGCTTCCTCTCTTGTGATTACGATACTGGAGCCGATCGCACTTGCAGACTCAACGAGCCGGACCCAGATCGTTGACTTATTTGATCGCGTTGCGAAGGCAAAGGGTCTCCGCTATCAAATTCAAAACGACGAAGCGGCGAAAGTAGTTTTGGGTCTTCATTATGAGGGACTGGCGACTGATCCCACTCCGGTGACTCGTGCCATTGCTTTGGTGCAACGGATAGTCGCATCAAACTTCCCGTCAGAGATCAAGAAGTGGCTCTTGGCACTGGAGTACCCAGAGCGCGTTCAATGGCTATATCGGTGGATCAAGGACCTCAACGACAACACTTCAGCCTTAGGCGTCGGAGAAAATGAGGTTGTAGCGGCGCTCGGGTCACCGATACCATTTGCGAAACGTTCGTCTGTTGCGGCTCTTCAGAAGGCTGCGGCCGCAATTGATAAATGTCGAGAAACCGAATCTCTCTTACCGATCTGGATCGATGCTCAGCGTTCGGCAACACAACTGCGAAATGCGGGATTGGAGTATCTGGTCAATCAGTGCCTGCTCGGAGCGATTTCCTTCGAAAGTGTATCTGGAGCTTTCGAGTATCTCTTCTGCGACACTTTGCTTCGGCGCCTGTTTAGTGAACATCCCGACCTCTGGCGTTTGAGCGGCACGACTCATGAAGAAGTGCGTTCACAGTTTGCAGCGCTTGATCGATCTGTCATCAATCTAAACCAACTCGATATTGCGCATCGTGCTAGCCGTCGTGTTGTCCCACCCGGAGTGCGGGGTTCGGTTGTCAAAGATACGACCGAGCTTGCACTTGTAAGCCACGAAATTACGAAGCAGCGAGCACATATCCCAATTCGACAGTTGATGCTTCGTGCGGGTCGGGCCATTCAGGGACTAAAGCCATGCTTCATGATGAGTCCTATGTCGGTGGCGCAGTTTCTTGCTCCGGGCCATTTGTCCTTTGATCTGATTGTCATGGATGAGGCGTCGCAGTTACGGCCCGAGGATGCGCTGGGCGCAGTCGCTCGTGGAACACAATTGGTCATCGTTGGCGATCCGAAACAGCTCCCGCCGACCTCATATTTTCAACGAACCCTAGATGATGAAGCGGAAGAGGCAGAGGACAAGACGGCTGTAGGAGAAGGTGAAAGCATCCTTGATATTGCCCTGAGTCGTTACCAGCCCGTGCGTCGCTTACGCTGGCACTATAGATCACAGCATCACAGCCTAATCGCGTTTTCCAATTCCGAATTTTATGACGGCAATTTGGTCGTCTTCCCATCCGCATATCACGACCACCCTGAGCTTGGGGTCAAATACGTTGAGGCCAAAGGTATCTATGAGAATCGTAGAAACGCTCTGGAAGCGGAGCGCGTTGTAGACGCTATCTTGGAGCACATCGCACTGTATCCGTCAGAATCTTTGGGCGTTGTGACTATGAACTTTGAGCAGCGAGAACTGATCGAAGAGCTGCTGGACATGAAGTTGAAGCAGGATTCGTTCTCGAACAGTTGGATTGATGCCAGGGAAAGCACGCCCGAGCCATTCTTTATCAAGAATCTGGAGAATGTTCAGGGCGATGAACGAGACGTAATCTTCATTTCAGTCACTTATGGACCCGATCCGCAAGGTAACTATTTCCAGCGATTCTCTGGGGTCAACAGCGCCACGGGACAACGGAGACTGAACGTGCTGATCACGCGGGCTAAAAAGCGAACGGTACTATTCAGTTCGCTCGACCCCGACATGATCCGTTCGGAAGCGACTACACCGTGGGGAGTCCGCGCACTCAAGGGATACATGCACTTCGCGAAGAGTGGAATCTCGGCGAGCCCTGAGATTTCACCTGGCGCTGAACCATCGAATCAACATGAAGCTGCTGTTGGGTCCGTTTTGAAGGCGAATGGATATGAGGTTGTGCCCCAAGTGGGAGTAAGTGGGTACTTCATTGACTTGGCAGTGAGACATCCTCACCGTCCGGGTGCGTTTCTACTTGGAGTAGAGTTCGACGGCAAGAGCTACCATTCGGGGCGATCCGCACGGGACCGCGATCGGCTGCGGCAAATGACTTTAGAGAACCAAGGATGGAAGATCCATCGGATATGGTCAACGGATTGGTTCAAGAACCGGAACGCGGAAGTCGAAAGGTTGCTACATCGTGTCCGCACTTTAGAGGCACAACAACAAGTGCAGCGGCTTTGA
- a CDS encoding DUF2130 domain-containing protein encodes MISQSVSKSRFGLIPPPHMHVDAENCPACGQEIPPDRLEEISGKIAAREREQALALTTRLEQQHAFEKSQVEAKAKADLDSERQQGILRERVARDEARQAAETAAAEALAAAAEQRKQAEAVLKQQLESSEASRLNAEHQKGELNGQLAATAAALEAEKAAAKSRENKARQEERQAADAASAIRIAALEEAQKQREDGLQAQLVEANASKTAADQKTLLLESQIKNADSAHQAQLQKLKEEADQAAERVRLEATSAARAESTDAIAAHVKAATDATEKAREAEEKLGLLEQQHQSNIEKELSAQREVLEQASDAKLNAQSAKSFEETLKLTNKLNDLQRALEKKTAEELGEGAEVDVYEALKADFPEDKINRIPKGAAGADIIHVVIMNGKECGTILYDSKNHNQFRNDHVSKLRSDQIAAKAEHAILSTRKFPQGTGQLHVQDGVILVNPARVVSIATIIRQHLLQIHIMRASGVEREQKTVALYEFITSEHCASLLSRVDDRASDLLELQTKEVKWHQNHWNKEGEALRAIQKAKADLTQCIGSIIGTVDEEEEELEEAS; translated from the coding sequence ATGATTTCTCAGTCTGTCTCAAAATCCCGGTTCGGTCTTATTCCACCGCCGCACATGCACGTTGACGCAGAGAACTGTCCTGCCTGTGGACAGGAGATCCCTCCCGATCGTCTTGAAGAGATCAGCGGCAAGATTGCGGCCCGAGAACGCGAACAAGCCTTGGCTTTAACCACGCGCCTTGAGCAGCAGCACGCCTTTGAGAAATCGCAAGTGGAGGCGAAAGCTAAAGCCGACCTTGATTCTGAGCGCCAACAAGGCATTCTGCGTGAACGTGTGGCGCGCGACGAGGCAAGGCAAGCGGCGGAGACGGCGGCAGCAGAAGCTCTGGCTGCGGCTGCAGAGCAGCGCAAACAGGCCGAGGCGGTACTAAAGCAACAACTGGAAAGTTCAGAAGCTTCTCGCCTCAATGCTGAGCATCAGAAGGGCGAACTCAACGGCCAACTTGCTGCGACCGCTGCTGCGCTAGAGGCAGAGAAAGCAGCCGCGAAGTCACGGGAAAACAAAGCACGGCAGGAAGAACGACAAGCAGCAGACGCAGCGTCTGCCATCCGAATTGCCGCGCTGGAGGAAGCGCAAAAGCAGCGTGAGGATGGCTTGCAGGCTCAGCTCGTCGAGGCGAATGCTTCAAAGACTGCCGCAGACCAAAAGACGCTCCTTCTCGAAAGCCAAATCAAGAATGCCGATTCCGCGCATCAAGCGCAGCTCCAAAAATTGAAAGAGGAAGCGGATCAAGCAGCCGAACGAGTGCGTCTTGAAGCGACTTCTGCAGCACGAGCTGAATCAACGGATGCTATCGCCGCCCACGTCAAGGCAGCGACCGATGCAACTGAGAAGGCCCGCGAAGCTGAGGAGAAACTTGGACTTCTTGAACAACAGCATCAATCGAACATCGAGAAAGAACTAAGCGCACAGCGCGAAGTGCTCGAACAGGCCTCGGATGCAAAGTTGAATGCCCAGAGTGCGAAGTCGTTCGAGGAGACTCTGAAGCTCACCAACAAGCTAAATGACTTGCAGAGAGCTTTGGAGAAGAAGACCGCAGAGGAACTCGGAGAGGGCGCCGAGGTTGATGTCTACGAGGCCCTCAAGGCGGACTTCCCGGAAGACAAAATCAATCGTATTCCGAAAGGCGCGGCTGGCGCCGATATTATTCACGTCGTCATAATGAATGGTAAAGAATGCGGAACGATCCTCTACGACTCGAAGAATCACAATCAATTTCGCAACGACCACGTTTCCAAGCTTCGTTCGGACCAGATCGCGGCAAAAGCAGAGCACGCAATTCTGTCGACTCGAAAATTCCCGCAGGGTACCGGGCAGCTTCACGTCCAGGATGGTGTCATCCTCGTCAATCCCGCTCGTGTCGTTTCGATAGCCACCATAATCCGTCAACATCTGTTGCAGATTCACATCATGCGGGCGAGCGGTGTCGAACGAGAACAAAAAACCGTAGCGCTGTACGAATTCATTACGTCGGAGCATTGTGCATCGCTGTTATCGAGGGTGGATGACCGAGCATCTGACCTCTTGGAGCTTCAAACGAAAGAAGTCAAGTGGCACCAGAACCATTGGAACAAAGAGGGAGAAGCGTTGCGGGCTATTCAAAAGGCGAAAGCCGATCTTACCCAGTGCATCGGCTCCATTATCGGCACGGTTGACGAAGAAGAAGAAGAATTGGAAGAGGCCTCTTGA
- a CDS encoding ParB/RepB/Spo0J family partition protein: MIAQMPSPVVAAPGFALQERRLDRTVLRTYRTLLDIDELIPNPNQPRLGPKEDDELQSQIEANEGIFEPLLVEPHPDLPAKFRIIDGDRRWTNSKILVERGKEQYRRIPAEVTDRTLSEDERLRVWIYIHRQRKEWDAREKEMVAYRLVDLVGRASAANILGMTVRELDKLVDIFQLSGRFTALRDPSAAITWARELMGVSKKLLVPSVVDTVVKKVNEKRITNSKDLRKLRAILPDPIARAHFLSDAGDLESAQLRIRPVESSPPGGPLNNLESAVEAMKALPWVALQEMKGNATVLQKLEEAENLLKSLRRALAKE; encoded by the coding sequence ATGATCGCGCAAATGCCGTCACCCGTAGTAGCTGCCCCCGGATTCGCGTTACAAGAGCGTCGTCTTGACCGCACTGTTCTCCGTACGTACCGGACTTTGCTAGACATCGACGAGCTCATACCGAATCCTAATCAGCCCAGGCTCGGCCCTAAAGAAGATGATGAATTACAGAGCCAAATCGAGGCGAATGAAGGCATATTCGAACCTTTACTTGTTGAACCTCATCCCGATTTGCCGGCAAAGTTCCGCATCATCGACGGAGACCGCCGCTGGACAAACTCAAAGATCCTCGTTGAGAGAGGAAAGGAACAGTATCGGCGAATTCCAGCGGAAGTGACGGATAGAACCCTGTCGGAAGACGAAAGGCTTCGAGTTTGGATCTATATCCATCGCCAAAGAAAAGAATGGGACGCCAGAGAGAAGGAGATGGTCGCGTACCGGCTCGTCGACCTTGTTGGCCGCGCCAGTGCCGCCAATATCCTTGGCATGACCGTCCGTGAGCTCGATAAACTTGTCGACATCTTTCAGCTTTCCGGCCGTTTCACTGCACTTCGTGACCCGAGTGCTGCGATTACATGGGCTCGGGAGCTTATGGGAGTCAGCAAGAAGCTGTTGGTCCCATCTGTAGTCGACACCGTAGTCAAGAAAGTCAACGAGAAGCGGATAACAAATTCCAAGGACTTGCGAAAGCTCCGAGCGATCCTTCCCGATCCGATCGCACGGGCACACTTTTTAAGCGATGCTGGCGATCTCGAGTCAGCTCAACTTCGTATCCGGCCTGTCGAGAGCAGTCCCCCGGGCGGTCCCTTGAACAACTTGGAGTCGGCTGTCGAAGCGATGAAAGCCCTTCCTTGGGTGGCACTGCAAGAGATGAAAGGCAATGCAACCGTTCTGCAAAAGCTGGAAGAGGCGGAGAATCTCCTAAAGTCCCTCCGCCGAGCGCTCGCGAAGGAATAA
- a CDS encoding RES domain-containing protein translates to MATILCSNCIEDPYLKQNIIEEGEPGECDVCDEEQPTTISISRLGEILEPILRKHIKQGEEVRRFDSDDDNGYYEQEGDDLDHFVQEILGQYFDFNNEIIEAVIDAEGCWPPDGDEPFFDTSCCYVSTEVLDYEYQLGWKDLRKEIQTRRRFFSSVAKEFFDELFSDVDTLLTHSFPKDESGVVLTVPLGFPIYRSRACGSESVLQAMFDNPYKEVGPPPPEKARAGRMNPEGISMLYGATEKETCLAELRPPLGGDAATIKVETIESLRLLDFTRMTKAYKLLSYFQPDFEQQAARFKFLRSLGELISRPVTPGHEDEYLITQTMMEYLAEVHSKPFDGVLFGSAQRKGGVNVVLFARTEDDAPVFPVRYLKDSLSISETTEITYKHQERKYRLSDDGRVEPDWDWWDE, encoded by the coding sequence ATGGCCACGATACTCTGCTCAAATTGCATCGAAGATCCCTACCTTAAGCAAAACATTATTGAGGAGGGCGAACCTGGAGAATGCGATGTCTGCGACGAGGAACAGCCAACAACAATCTCCATCAGCCGTCTCGGCGAAATACTTGAACCTATACTTAGGAAACACATCAAGCAGGGGGAGGAAGTTCGTCGATTTGATTCCGACGACGACAACGGGTACTACGAACAGGAGGGCGACGACCTCGACCACTTCGTTCAGGAGATCTTAGGCCAATATTTCGATTTCAATAACGAAATCATTGAGGCGGTCATCGACGCGGAAGGTTGTTGGCCGCCGGATGGCGACGAACCGTTTTTCGATACGAGCTGCTGCTACGTTTCGACCGAAGTATTAGATTACGAGTACCAGCTTGGCTGGAAAGATCTTCGCAAGGAGATTCAAACTCGCCGTCGTTTCTTTAGTTCGGTTGCAAAGGAGTTCTTTGATGAGCTTTTCAGCGATGTCGATACGCTTTTGACTCATTCGTTCCCAAAGGACGAAAGCGGCGTGGTGCTAACTGTTCCGTTGGGCTTTCCGATCTATCGCAGCCGTGCCTGTGGTTCCGAAAGCGTTCTCCAGGCAATGTTCGACAATCCCTATAAAGAGGTGGGTCCGCCGCCTCCTGAGAAGGCGCGCGCAGGTCGCATGAATCCAGAAGGAATCTCTATGCTTTATGGAGCCACCGAAAAGGAGACTTGCTTGGCGGAGCTGAGACCTCCCCTGGGAGGAGATGCCGCGACCATCAAGGTTGAAACAATAGAGTCGCTGCGCTTGCTTGATTTCACTCGTATGACCAAGGCGTACAAGCTTCTTAGTTATTTCCAACCAGATTTCGAACAGCAAGCCGCTCGCTTCAAGTTTTTGCGCAGTCTCGGTGAGCTCATATCACGACCAGTGACGCCGGGGCACGAAGACGAATACCTTATCACGCAAACGATGATGGAGTATCTAGCTGAGGTCCATTCCAAACCGTTCGATGGTGTGCTCTTTGGTTCCGCGCAGCGAAAGGGCGGCGTCAATGTCGTTCTCTTTGCGCGGACGGAAGATGACGCTCCGGTGTTCCCGGTGCGGTACCTGAAAGACAGTCTGTCCATTTCGGAAACCACTGAGATCACCTACAAGCATCAGGAACGAAAGTATCGTCTCTCCGATGATGGGCGCGTCGAACCAGATTGGGATTGGTGGGACGAATAG
- a CDS encoding SOS response-associated peptidase: MCGRYVRRSDKQKIAEWFKAKNDTSNLPMPDADYNIAPTTHQPIVRQNRETNERELVLARWGLVSFFTKELSEIKGLSTINARAETITTSKSWREPMKKRRCIVPASAFYEWPKEGKPPKQPYAFEISNGSLFGFAGLWDAWKDKDGHWLQSFAIVTTEANELMSRIHPRMPVILHSRDYDRWLDREETERLPLDLLRPYEAEEMEMYEANLKVGNVRNNGPEMLKKALDAAEFGTLPL, from the coding sequence ATGTGCGGACGATATGTAAGGCGAAGCGATAAGCAGAAGATCGCTGAGTGGTTTAAGGCGAAGAATGACACCTCTAATCTGCCCATGCCTGACGCGGATTACAACATCGCTCCGACGACACACCAACCCATCGTCCGGCAGAACAGAGAGACAAACGAACGCGAGCTGGTCTTGGCCCGTTGGGGTTTGGTTTCGTTTTTCACAAAAGAGCTGAGCGAGATCAAAGGGCTTTCCACGATCAACGCCAGAGCAGAGACTATAACGACATCTAAGAGTTGGCGGGAGCCAATGAAGAAGCGGCGCTGCATCGTCCCGGCAAGCGCATTTTACGAATGGCCGAAGGAAGGAAAACCGCCAAAACAACCCTACGCCTTTGAGATTTCGAACGGCAGTCTTTTCGGATTTGCGGGTTTGTGGGACGCATGGAAAGACAAGGACGGTCATTGGCTGCAATCGTTCGCCATTGTGACGACCGAAGCAAATGAGTTGATGTCGCGGATACATCCGCGTATGCCGGTAATTCTCCACTCGCGAGACTACGACCGTTGGCTCGACCGGGAAGAGACCGAGCGGCTGCCGCTAGATTTGCTTCGACCGTATGAGGCCGAAGAAATGGAGATGTACGAGGCTAATTTGAAGGTCGGCAACGTACGGAACAACGGGCCTGAGATGCTAAAGAAAGCTCTTGATGCTGCGGAATTTGGAACACTTCCGCTCTGA
- the xth gene encoding exodeoxyribonuclease III, whose product MEIASWNVNSIKARLDHVKNWLEKRGPDILLLQELKGVDFPTETFRALGYESVAVTQKAYNGVAIVSRFPVKSVSQSLDGLGVDTHARFLEVIIKDLRVVNIYLPNGNPIGTEKFEYKLDWMDRLRVQMERWLTSEIATVVGGDFNVIPEDIDCHKPASWIGDALFQPEPRERYRGLLELGYIDAFRSLHPSEKGQFTFWDYFRQAFEHNRGIRIDHFLLSPGLSSRLKSCVIDKIPRRLPKPSDHTPIVLTLD is encoded by the coding sequence ATGGAGATCGCAAGCTGGAACGTCAACTCGATCAAAGCGAGACTTGATCACGTCAAGAACTGGCTAGAAAAGCGTGGGCCGGATATCTTGCTACTCCAAGAACTGAAGGGCGTTGACTTTCCTACGGAGACATTCCGTGCGCTGGGATACGAAAGCGTCGCCGTCACGCAAAAGGCCTATAACGGAGTGGCGATCGTGTCCCGCTTTCCGGTGAAGTCGGTGAGCCAGAGTCTGGACGGACTCGGAGTGGATACCCATGCGCGCTTTCTTGAGGTCATCATCAAGGATCTACGCGTTGTGAACATTTATCTCCCCAACGGAAATCCGATAGGCACGGAAAAGTTCGAATACAAGCTCGATTGGATGGATCGGCTGCGGGTGCAAATGGAGCGCTGGCTCACGAGTGAGATTGCGACCGTCGTTGGCGGAGACTTTAACGTCATTCCAGAGGACATTGATTGTCACAAGCCAGCGTCGTGGATAGGCGACGCTCTTTTTCAGCCGGAACCACGCGAGCGCTATCGGGGGCTGCTGGAGCTTGGTTACATCGACGCATTCCGTTCCTTGCACCCAAGCGAAAAGGGTCAGTTCACGTTTTGGGATTATTTCCGCCAGGCATTTGAGCACAATCGCGGCATCCGTATTGATCATTTCCTCTTGTCGCCAGGACTTAGCAGCCGCCTAAAATCATGTGTGATCGATAAAATTCCTCGGCGACTGCCAAAGCCCTCCGACCACACGCCGATTGTGCTGACGTTGGATTGA
- a CDS encoding helix-turn-helix domain-containing protein, producing the protein MAKVSTKSLFGRALRALREDRGYSQEELAERAGLHRNYVGGVERGERNVALENIVKLAGALSVRTRDLFDSLP; encoded by the coding sequence GTGGCTAAAGTCTCGACCAAATCCCTCTTCGGAAGGGCTTTACGTGCCTTACGCGAAGATCGCGGCTACTCGCAAGAGGAGCTGGCGGAACGGGCGGGACTGCATCGGAACTATGTGGGCGGTGTGGAACGCGGGGAACGGAACGTGGCGCTGGAGAACATCGTAAAGCTCGCAGGAGCGCTCTCTGTGCGGACGCGAGATCTCTTTGACTCTCTCCCTTAG